A window of the Kosakonia radicincitans DSM 16656 genome harbors these coding sequences:
- the rep gene encoding DNA helicase Rep: MRLNPGQQQAVEFVTGPCLVLAGAGSGKTRVITNKIAHLIRGCGYQAKHIAAVTFTNKAAREMKERVAQTLGRKEARGLMISTFHTLGLTIIKREFAALGMKSNFSLFDDTDQVALLKELTEGLIDDDKAVLQQLISTISNWKNDLLTPPQAAAQAKGERDRIFAHCYGLYDSHMKSCNVLDFDDLILLPTLLLQRNEEVRERWQNKIRYLLVDEYQDTNTSQYELVKLLVGQRARFTVVGDDDQSIYSWRGARPQNLVLLSQDFPALQVVKLEQNYRSSGRILKAANILIANNPHVFEKRLFSELGYGPELKILSANHEEHEAERVTGELIAHHFVNKTQYKDYAILYRGNHQSRVFEKFLMQNRIPYKISGGTSFFSRPEIKDLLAYLRVLTNTEDDSAFLRIVNTPKREIGSATLQKLGEWAMLRNKSLFAASFDVGLNQTLTGRGYESLTRFTQWLGDVQQLSEREPIAAVRDLIHGIDYESWLFETSPSPKAAEMRMKNVNTLFGWMTEMLEGSELDEPMTLAEVVTRFTLRDMMERGESDDESDQVQLMTLHASKGLEFPYVFLVGMEEGLLPHQSSIDEDNVDEERRLAYVGITRAQKELIFTLCKERRQYGELVRPEPSRFLLELPQDDLIWEQERKVVSAEERMHKGQANVANIRAMLAKAKEK; the protein is encoded by the coding sequence ATGCGTTTGAACCCCGGACAACAACAAGCCGTCGAATTCGTCACCGGACCCTGCCTGGTGCTTGCTGGCGCGGGATCCGGTAAAACACGCGTGATCACCAACAAAATCGCTCATCTGATCCGCGGCTGTGGCTATCAGGCAAAACATATCGCGGCGGTGACTTTTACCAACAAAGCAGCGCGCGAAATGAAAGAGCGTGTGGCGCAGACGCTGGGGCGCAAAGAGGCGCGCGGCTTGATGATCTCCACCTTTCACACGCTGGGGCTAACGATCATTAAGCGTGAATTCGCCGCATTGGGGATGAAATCCAACTTTTCACTGTTTGATGACACAGATCAGGTTGCGCTGCTGAAAGAGCTGACCGAAGGGCTGATCGACGATGACAAAGCGGTATTGCAGCAGTTGATCTCCACGATCTCGAACTGGAAAAACGATCTACTGACGCCGCCGCAGGCTGCCGCACAGGCAAAGGGCGAGCGCGATCGTATTTTTGCTCACTGCTATGGCCTGTACGATAGCCATATGAAATCGTGCAATGTGCTCGATTTCGACGATTTGATTTTGCTGCCGACACTGTTATTACAGCGCAATGAAGAGGTGCGCGAACGCTGGCAGAACAAGATTCGCTATCTGCTGGTGGATGAATATCAGGACACCAATACCAGCCAGTACGAACTGGTGAAATTGCTGGTGGGGCAGCGCGCGCGCTTTACGGTGGTGGGTGATGACGATCAGTCGATCTACTCCTGGCGCGGCGCGCGTCCGCAAAACCTGGTGCTGCTGAGTCAGGATTTTCCGGCGTTGCAGGTAGTTAAACTGGAGCAAAACTATCGCTCATCCGGGCGTATTCTGAAAGCGGCAAACATCCTGATCGCCAACAACCCGCACGTATTTGAAAAGCGTCTTTTTTCAGAGTTGGGTTACGGGCCGGAGCTGAAGATCCTTAGCGCGAATCACGAAGAACATGAAGCCGAACGTGTTACCGGGGAGCTGATCGCCCATCACTTCGTCAACAAAACCCAGTACAAAGATTATGCAATTCTCTATCGTGGTAACCATCAGTCGCGGGTGTTTGAAAAATTCCTGATGCAGAACCGCATCCCGTACAAAATCTCTGGCGGTACGTCGTTTTTCTCGCGTCCGGAAATCAAAGACCTGCTGGCTTACTTGCGCGTGCTGACCAATACGGAAGACGACAGCGCATTTTTGCGGATTGTGAATACGCCGAAGCGCGAGATTGGCTCCGCTACCCTGCAAAAGCTGGGTGAGTGGGCGATGCTGCGTAATAAAAGCCTGTTTGCCGCCAGCTTTGATGTTGGCCTGAATCAGACGCTCACTGGACGTGGCTATGAATCATTGACGCGCTTTACGCAGTGGCTGGGCGACGTGCAACAGTTGTCCGAGCGTGAGCCGATTGCTGCGGTGCGCGATTTGATCCACGGCATTGACTATGAATCCTGGTTGTTTGAAACCTCGCCCAGCCCGAAAGCCGCCGAAATGCGGATGAAAAACGTCAACACGCTGTTTGGCTGGATGACGGAAATGCTGGAAGGCAGCGAACTGGATGAGCCGATGACATTGGCGGAGGTGGTCACGCGTTTTACCCTGCGCGATATGATGGAGCGCGGTGAGAGCGATGACGAATCTGACCAGGTGCAGCTAATGACATTGCATGCCTCCAAAGGGCTGGAATTTCCGTATGTCTTCCTGGTCGGTATGGAAGAGGGATTACTGCCGCATCAGAGCAGCATCGATGAGGATAACGTCGATGAAGAGCGCCGCCTTGCTTATGTGGGCATCACCCGGGCGCAGAAGGAGCTGATTTTCACCCTCTGTAAGGAGCGCCGTCAGTATGGCGAACTGGTGCGGCCGGAGCCGAGCCGTTTCCTGCTGGAATTACCACAGGATGACCTGATCTGGGAGCAGGAGCGCAAAGTGGTGAGCGCTGAAGAGCGGATGCACAAAGGGCAGGCCAACGTGGCAAATATTCGCGCCATGCTGGCGAAGGCGAAAGAGAAGTAA
- the gppA gene encoding guanosine-5'-triphosphate,3'-diphosphate diphosphatase, producing MLGSASLYAAIDLGSNSFHMLVVREVAGSIQTLSRIKRKVRLAAGLSSENQLSQEAMERGWQCLRLFSERLQDIPAQQIRVVATATLRLAVNAQEFLNKAQVILGCPVQVISGEEEARLIYQGVAHTTGGADQRLVVDIGGASTELVTGTGAQTTSLFSLSMGCVTWLERFFTDRNLGQENFDAAEHAAREVLRPVADELRRHGWKVCVGASGTVQALQEIMMAQGMDERITLAKLQQLKQRAIQCGRLEELEIEGLTLERALVFPSGLAILIAIFTEMNIASMTLAGGALREGLVYGMLHLAVDQDIRSRTLRNIQRRFIIDTDQARRVTALAKRFALSVEKEWELDAYSIEILQVACELHEIGLSIEFKQAPLHAAWLVRNLDLPGFTPAQKKLLATLLLNQTNAVDLSSLHQQNAVPPRVAEHLCRLLRLAIIFASRRRDDLLPEIIVSAQGEKLTLSLPQGWLKSHPLGAELIEQESQWQSYVHWPLEIQ from the coding sequence ATGCTTGGTTCCGCCTCGCTCTATGCCGCCATTGATCTTGGCTCCAACAGTTTTCATATGCTGGTTGTGCGCGAGGTGGCGGGAAGCATTCAGACGCTTTCCCGCATCAAACGCAAGGTTCGCCTCGCGGCGGGCCTGAGCAGTGAAAACCAGCTTTCCCAGGAAGCGATGGAACGCGGCTGGCAATGCCTGCGTTTGTTTTCAGAGCGTCTTCAGGATATTCCCGCACAGCAAATCCGCGTTGTGGCGACAGCCACGCTCCGCCTGGCGGTTAACGCCCAGGAATTCCTCAACAAAGCGCAAGTCATCCTCGGTTGCCCGGTGCAGGTCATCAGCGGCGAAGAGGAAGCGCGTCTGATTTATCAGGGTGTTGCGCATACTACCGGCGGTGCGGATCAGCGTCTGGTGGTGGATATCGGCGGTGCCAGCACCGAGCTGGTGACCGGTACCGGCGCGCAAACCACTTCGCTGTTTAGTCTGTCGATGGGCTGCGTCACCTGGCTTGAGCGTTTTTTTACCGATCGCAATCTCGGACAGGAAAATTTCGACGCCGCAGAGCATGCTGCGCGTGAAGTGCTGCGCCCGGTCGCCGATGAGCTTCGTCGGCATGGCTGGAAAGTGTGCGTTGGCGCATCCGGCACCGTGCAAGCCCTGCAAGAAATCATGATGGCGCAGGGTATGGATGAGCGCATTACTCTCGCCAAACTTCAGCAGCTTAAGCAGCGCGCTATTCAGTGCGGGCGGCTTGAAGAACTGGAGATCGAAGGTCTGACGCTGGAGCGTGCGCTGGTCTTTCCTAGTGGGCTGGCGATTCTGATCGCTATCTTTACCGAGATGAATATTGCCAGCATGACGCTGGCTGGCGGCGCGCTGCGTGAAGGTCTGGTCTATGGCATGCTGCATCTGGCGGTTGATCAGGATATTCGCAGCCGTACGCTGCGCAACATTCAGCGCCGTTTTATTATCGATACCGATCAGGCCCGTCGCGTGACTGCGCTGGCAAAACGCTTTGCGTTGAGTGTAGAAAAAGAGTGGGAACTTGACGCCTACAGCATCGAAATACTGCAAGTTGCCTGCGAACTGCATGAAATTGGTCTGAGTATTGAGTTTAAACAGGCACCGCTGCATGCAGCATGGCTGGTACGCAATCTCGATCTGCCGGGCTTTACGCCAGCGCAGAAAAAACTGCTCGCCACGCTGCTGCTGAATCAGACCAACGCTGTCGATCTCTCTTCACTGCACCAGCAAAACGCCGTCCCGCCGCGCGTTGCGGAACATCTCTGCCGCCTGCTGCGCCTGGCAATTATTTTTGCCAGCCGCCGTCGCGACGATTTGTTGCCGGAAATTATCGTCAGCGCGCAAGGAGAAAAACTGACGCTGTCGTTGCCGCAGGGTTGGCTGAAAAGTCACCCGTTGGGCGCGGAGTTAATCGAGCAGGAAAGCCAGTGGCAAAGCTACGTCCACTGGCCGCTGGAAATCCAGTAA
- the ppiC gene encoding peptidylprolyl isomerase PpiC, with translation MAKTAAALHILVKEEKLAQDLLEQIKNGGDFEKLAKKHSICPSGKKGGHLGEFRQGQMVPAFDKVVFSCPVLEPTGPLHTQFGYHIIKVLYRN, from the coding sequence ATGGCAAAAACCGCAGCAGCACTCCATATACTTGTTAAAGAAGAGAAACTGGCACAGGATCTTCTGGAACAGATCAAAAACGGCGGCGATTTCGAGAAACTGGCGAAGAAACACTCTATCTGCCCGTCAGGTAAAAAAGGCGGTCACTTAGGCGAATTCCGTCAGGGCCAGATGGTACCGGCGTTCGACAAAGTGGTGTTCTCCTGCCCGGTGCTGGAACCAACCGGCCCGCTGCATACGCAGTTCGGTTATCACATCATTAAAGTGCTGTACCGCAACTAA
- the rhlB gene encoding ATP-dependent RNA helicase RhlB, translating into MSKTHLTEQKFSDFALHPKVIEALENKGFHNCTPIQALALPLTLAGRDVAGQAQTGTGKTMAFLTSTFHYLLSHPAIEDRKVNQPRAIIMAPTRELAVQIHADAEPLAQSTGLKLGLAYGGDGYDKQLKVLESGVDILIGTTGRMIDYTKQNHINLAAVQVVVLDEADRMYDLGFIKDIRWLFRRMPAATQRLNMLFSATLSYRVRELAFEQMNNAEYVEVEPEQKTGHRIKEELFYPSNEEKMRLLQTLIEEEWPDRAIIFANTKHRCEDIWGHLAADGHRVGLLTGDVAQKKRLRILDEFTRGDLDILVATDVAARGLHIPAVTHVFNYDLPDDCEDYVHRIGRTGRAGASGNSISLACEEYALNLPAIETYIGHSIPVSKYNPDALLSELPPPKRLTRSRSGNGPRRSGGAPRNRRRSG; encoded by the coding sequence ATGAGCAAAACACATTTAACTGAACAGAAGTTTTCCGACTTCGCCCTGCACCCAAAGGTGATCGAAGCCCTTGAAAATAAAGGGTTTCATAATTGCACGCCTATACAGGCTCTGGCTCTTCCGCTGACGCTGGCGGGCCGTGACGTTGCAGGTCAGGCGCAAACCGGTACCGGTAAAACGATGGCGTTCTTAACGTCAACGTTTCATTATCTCCTCTCTCACCCGGCAATCGAAGACCGTAAAGTGAACCAGCCGCGCGCAATTATTATGGCGCCGACGCGTGAACTCGCGGTACAAATTCATGCCGATGCAGAACCGCTTGCGCAGTCAACAGGTCTGAAACTGGGTCTGGCTTACGGCGGTGATGGTTACGACAAACAGCTAAAAGTGCTGGAAAGCGGCGTCGATATTCTGATCGGCACAACCGGTCGTATGATCGATTACACCAAACAGAACCATATTAACCTGGCCGCAGTTCAGGTCGTGGTGCTGGACGAAGCCGATCGTATGTACGATCTGGGCTTTATTAAAGATATCCGTTGGCTATTCCGCCGCATGCCGGCAGCCACACAGCGTCTGAACATGCTGTTCTCCGCCACACTCTCTTATCGGGTACGTGAACTCGCATTCGAGCAGATGAACAACGCAGAATACGTCGAAGTGGAACCGGAACAGAAAACCGGCCACCGCATTAAAGAAGAGCTTTTCTATCCTTCTAATGAAGAGAAAATGCGTCTGCTGCAAACGTTGATTGAAGAAGAGTGGCCGGATCGCGCCATTATTTTCGCCAACACCAAACATCGCTGTGAAGATATCTGGGGCCATCTGGCTGCCGATGGTCATCGTGTTGGTCTGCTGACTGGCGACGTAGCGCAGAAAAAACGCCTGCGTATTCTTGATGAATTCACCCGCGGCGATCTCGATATTCTGGTCGCTACGGACGTTGCGGCGCGCGGTCTGCATATCCCAGCCGTTACCCACGTCTTTAACTACGATCTGCCGGACGACTGCGAAGACTACGTGCACCGCATCGGCCGTACGGGTCGTGCGGGCGCCAGCGGCAACTCTATCAGCCTTGCTTGTGAAGAGTACGCGCTGAACCTGCCCGCAATTGAAACGTATATCGGGCACTCAATTCCGGTGAGCAAATACAATCCGGATGCGCTGCTCAGCGAATTACCGCCGCCGAAACGCCTGACGCGTTCGCGCTCAGGTAACGGTCCGCGCCGCAGTGGTGGTGCGCCACGTAATCGCCGTCGTTCAGGTTAA
- the ilvC gene encoding ketol-acid reductoisomerase, translated as MANYFNTLNLRQQLAQLGKCRFMAREEFADGASYLQGKKVVIVGCGAQGLNQGLNMRDSGLDISYALRKEAIAEKRASWRKATENGFKVGTYEELIPQADLVVNLTPDKQHSDVVRSVQPLMKDGAALGYSHGFNIVEVGEQIRKDITVVMVAPKCPGTEVREEYKRGFGVPTLIAVHPENDPKGEGMAIAKAWAAATGGHRAGVLESSFVAEVKSDLMGEQTILCGMLQAGSLLCFDKLVAEGTDPAYAEKLIQFGWETVTEALKQGGITLMMDRLSNPAKLRAYALSEQLKGIMAPLFQKHMDDIISGEFSSGMMADWANDDKKLLTWREETGKTAFETAPQFEGKISEQEYFDKGVLMIAMVKAGVELAFETMVASGIIEESAYYESLHELPLIANTIARKRLYEMNVVISDTAEYGNYLFSYACVPLLKEFMTTLQTGDLGKAIAEGAVDNAQLRDVNEAIRNHAIEKVGQKLRGYMTDMKRIAVAG; from the coding sequence ATGGCTAACTACTTTAATACACTGAACCTGCGCCAGCAGCTGGCGCAGCTGGGCAAATGTCGCTTTATGGCGCGTGAAGAATTTGCCGATGGCGCAAGCTACCTTCAGGGTAAAAAAGTGGTCATTGTCGGCTGCGGCGCTCAGGGGCTGAACCAGGGCCTGAACATGCGCGACTCCGGTCTGGATATCTCTTACGCTCTGCGTAAAGAAGCCATCGCGGAAAAACGCGCCTCCTGGCGTAAAGCGACCGAAAACGGTTTTAAAGTAGGTACCTACGAAGAGCTGATCCCGCAGGCAGATCTGGTGGTTAACCTGACGCCGGACAAACAGCACTCTGACGTTGTGCGTTCCGTACAGCCGCTGATGAAAGATGGCGCTGCGCTGGGCTACTCTCACGGTTTCAACATCGTGGAAGTGGGCGAGCAGATCCGTAAAGACATCACTGTCGTGATGGTCGCGCCGAAATGTCCGGGTACCGAAGTGCGCGAAGAGTACAAACGCGGTTTTGGCGTACCAACGCTTATCGCTGTTCACCCGGAAAACGATCCGAAAGGTGAAGGCATGGCGATTGCCAAAGCGTGGGCTGCGGCGACCGGTGGCCATCGCGCAGGCGTTCTGGAATCCTCTTTCGTAGCGGAAGTGAAATCTGACCTGATGGGCGAACAGACCATTCTCTGCGGTATGTTACAGGCCGGTTCTCTGCTGTGCTTCGACAAGCTGGTGGCTGAAGGTACTGACCCGGCTTATGCCGAAAAACTGATCCAGTTTGGCTGGGAAACCGTGACCGAAGCCCTGAAACAGGGCGGTATCACGCTGATGATGGATCGTCTGTCTAACCCGGCGAAACTGCGTGCTTACGCCCTGTCAGAACAACTGAAAGGCATCATGGCGCCGCTGTTCCAGAAACACATGGATGACATCATCTCCGGCGAATTCTCTTCCGGCATGATGGCTGACTGGGCCAACGACGATAAAAAACTGCTGACCTGGCGTGAAGAGACCGGTAAAACCGCGTTCGAAACTGCACCGCAGTTTGAAGGCAAAATCAGCGAGCAAGAGTACTTCGACAAGGGCGTACTGATGATTGCGATGGTGAAAGCGGGCGTTGAGCTGGCGTTCGAAACCATGGTAGCTTCCGGCATTATCGAAGAGTCTGCGTACTATGAGTCTCTGCACGAACTGCCGCTGATCGCTAACACCATCGCGCGTAAACGCCTGTATGAGATGAACGTCGTGATCTCCGATACCGCTGAGTACGGTAACTACCTGTTCTCTTATGCCTGCGTGCCGCTGCTGAAAGAGTTTATGACCACGCTGCAAACTGGCGATCTGGGCAAAGCGATTGCGGAAGGCGCGGTTGATAACGCGCAGCTGCGTGATGTGAACGAAGCGATTCGCAACCATGCGATTGAGAAAGTGGGCCAGAAACTGCGTGGCTACATGACGGATATGAAACGTATCGCGGTAGCGGGTTAA